Proteins from one Chelonoidis abingdonii isolate Lonesome George unplaced genomic scaffold, CheloAbing_2.0 scaffold3560, whole genome shotgun sequence genomic window:
- the LOC116819419 gene encoding LOW QUALITY PROTEIN: olfactory receptor 5AR1-like (The sequence of the model RefSeq protein was modified relative to this genomic sequence to represent the inferred CDS: deleted 1 base in 1 codon): MSYIFFHSPNMIVTFAVCTNDKSLSFSSCLAQLYFLISFAGSESFLLALMAYDCYMAICQPLHYATIMNRRTCMCSAIAIWIGGFIYSALHTFFIARLPFCGPNKINHFFCEISPLIKLVCMDTYFNEVLVFLLSGAVSGSCFLLISTSYAYILSTIMKIHSTQGRRKTFSTCASHLLTVLLFYGPGFFTYLRPSSSYSMDIGKVVSVFYTTVTPMLNPMIYSLRNKDVQAAFKKAMGRSRK, encoded by the exons ATGTCATACATCTTCTTCCACTCTCCCAATATGATAGTGACATTTGCCGTTTGTACCAATGAT aaatctctttccttctccagttgCTTGGCCCAGCTGTACTTTCTCATCTCCTTTGCTGGATCTGAATCTTTTCTCCTTGCCCTAATGGCTTATGACTGCTACATGGCAATATGCCAGCCTTTGCACTATGCAACCATCATGAACCGCAGGACTTGTATGTGCTCTGCCATTGCTATATGGATAGGTGGCTTTATCTACTCAGCTTTACATACGTTCTTCATAGCCAGGCTACCTTTCTGTGGTCCCAATAAAATCAATCACTTCTTCTGTGAGATCTCTCCTTTGATCAAATTGGTCTGCATGGACACCTATTTTAATGAGGTGTTGGTTTTTCTGCTCAGTGGAGCAGTAAGTGGAAGTTGCTTCCTGCTGATTTCCACATCATATGCTTATATACTATCCACTATCATGAAAATCCACTCAACTCAGGGCCGACGCAAAACCTTCTCAACTTGTGCTTCCCACCTCCTCACCGTCCTGCTTTTCTATGGCCCAGGTTTCTTCACCTATCTCCGCCCCTCCTCCAGCTACTCCATGGACATTGGGAAAGTGGTCTCTGTGTTTTACACCACGGTCACACCCATGCTGAACCCAATGATCTACAGCCTCAGGAACAAGGACGTGCAAGCTGCCTTCAAGAAAGCCATGGGAAGGAGTAGGAAATAG